DNA from Intestinimonas massiliensis (ex Afouda et al. 2020):
CGGCTCCCGTTCTCCCTCCAGGAAGGCCCCCAGCATCCCCCGGCGCAGGGCCCCCTGCATATAGGGCAGCCCACCGAAGTCATTCTCATAGTGCTCCACCAGCCAGGGGGCCCACTCGGGGCCCAGACGCCGCACCGTCCCGTCGAAGGCAGGCACCGCCAGGGGCTCCACCCCCGGGTAAAGGGCGGAGTAGCAGATCTGCTTGGCGGAAAAGCCCAGCCGCGCTTCCGCCGAGCGCAGATAGAACATCTCATGGCCTACAAAGAGGTCGCAGCCGCCGCTCACCAGAGCCAGGAGCTCCCCCGCCGCCGCCTGGTCGGCGGCACTCATCATCCAGGCGCCGCTGGCCTCGTCGTACAGGAGGATGCCCCGCTCCCCCGCCCAGCAGACCCGGGCGCTGCCCCGGCGCAGCACCTCCAGCAGATTGGCGTAGAGGGCCCGGTCCCGGTTCAGGCGGGCCAGAGCCCCGCTCATGTCGTTTGTCATGTTCCCTTCCCTCCAGTGGGCAGGCGTATGACAAAGCTCGTCCGCCGCCCGTCGGTCTCCGCCCGGATGGAGCCGCCATGGCGCTCCACGATCTCCCGGGCGATGGCCAGGCCCAGCCCGGCCCCGCCGGTGCGGGTGGAGCGGGCCTGATCCAGCCGGTAAAACTTACGAAAGATGTTGGTCAGCTCCTGCTCAGGGATCTCCAGCCCCTCGTTGCGGATGGCGATCTCCACCTCTTCCCCCTCCCGGCGGGCCTCGATGTCCACCTGGCCGCCCACCGTGGAGTAGCTGACGGCGTTGCGCAGCACGTTGTCAAAAACCCGTGCCAGCTTGTCCGGGTCCCCCCGGGTGGTGAGCTGCGGGGTGATGTCGGTGCGGCAGGTCAGCTCCTTTTCCGCAAACAGGGGGTAAAACTCGTCGGCCAGCTGTTCCAGCAGGATGGACAGATGGATGACGCAGCGCTCCTGCCCCGCGCCCTGGAGGTCCATGCGGGTGATATCGAAAAACTCGCTGATGAGCTCCTCCAGCCGCCGGGCCTTGTCCAGGGCGATGCCGGTGTATTTGGCCCGCTGCTCCGGGGTGAGCCCCGGCTCGTCGTGGAGCAGGTTGAGGTAGCCCAGCACCGAGGTCAGGGGCGTTTTGAGGTCGTGGGCCAGGAAGGCCACCAGATCGCCGCGCCGCTGCTCGCTCTCCCGGGCGGCTTCCTCCCGTTCCTTGAGGGCCCGCTCGATGGCGTTCAGGTCCTCCGCCACCGGAGCCAGCTCCTTGGGCAGTACCACTGGCTGCCCGCTCTCGCTGACCACCTGGCGCACCGCCGCGCCGATCTGGTCCAGCCAGGTGGTAAAGCGGCCCAGGGCCAGATAGAAGGCGACGAGCATGAGCACGATGGTCCCCAGCGCCAACAGGCCGGGCTTCTGGTTGCGGACCGTCTGATGATACAGCTCCAGGGCGGCGGCCTCATCCTGCCCGAACAGGTTCTGGGCCACCCACAGGAAGGCCCGGGCAAAGGGGTCCTGCAGGACCCCGTCCACCACGGTGTGCAGCAGGAGCATCCCCACCGCCAGTGCCGCCAGGGTACCTGCCACCACCAGCAGGAGCATTTTCCGTTTCAGCCGGGCATAGCGCTTGTCCACGGGCGTCCGCCTCCTTCCTCCTGTCCGTCCATTATATCCGTCTGCTTCCGGAGCGTCAAGACGGGTAAAAAAGCCGATTCTGGCGTGTGAAGCCCCATTCTTCTGGGCAAGATAGCTTCCGAAAGGAGGGTTTTCCCATGCATGTCAGCATTGAGCGCTCGGGCTGCATCAGCTGCGGCCTGTGCGCCTCCACCTGCCCCGAGGTGTTCCGCATCGGTGACGACGGTCTGGCCGAGGTCCACCAGCAGCCCGACGGCGGGCTGGAGGACGGTGCCAAAGAGGCCGCCGAGAACTGCCCCGTCAGCGTCATCTACGTGGACTGAAAAAGTGAGAGGCCCAATGGGCCTCTCACTTTTTCTCCGCCCGCTTTTCCGCTGCGGTCTTTTGATACCAGGCCAGCGTGTCCGCCGGCGTGCGCTCCGGCGCGGCGTTCATGACCGCTGCCCGCTCCATCAGCCAAGCCCGCATGGCCTCGATACCATCCTCAGTGACGGGATACTGCCGCCGCTCCATCTCCTCGGCATATTGCCGGCAGAATGGGCCGTACCAGAGCACCACGGTCATGGTCTCCTCTTTCGGCTTTTCGATCTCATAGCACAGGACGCCGGAGCTGCCGCTCCAGCCGTTGTCGTTTTGAAAGTGGCTCAGAGTGGGCAGCCACAGCTTCTTTTCCATCCAAGATCCCTCCGTCTCAAATGATGGGCCTGTTTTCCTCCCGGACCTGGCCCACCGTGCCGGTGACCAGCAGCTCCAGAGGGTCCGTCTCCAGCGTGACCCGGTAGCCGCCGCAGTTGGGCAGAAGCCAGTCGTAATACGACCGGTCCGGCCGGCCGTATTGGGCCAGCAGCCCCATGAACAGGCCGCCGTGGGCCACCACCGCCACCTTCCGCCAGCCCTGCTCCGCCGCGTCCCGCCCGATGGTCCGGATGGCCCGGACCGCCCGGGGGCGGCTGTCTTCCACCGCCTCGCCGGGGCCAATCTCGCCCCTGGTCCACCGGCGGTAGAGCTCCGTCTGTTTTGCCCGGCTGTTATCCATGCCCTCCAGGGGGCCGAAATCGGTCTCCCGCAGGTCGTCAATCACCGTGGTCTCCACCCCCGGCCATAGCAGCTCCGCGGTCTGTCTGCACCGGAGCATGGGACTGCGGTACAGGTGCTCCACCGGCTCCAGCAGGGGGGCCGTCTTCCGGGCCAGCGCCTCTCCCTCGGGGGCCAGAGGCTGGTCGGAGGAGCCCACAAAGCGGCGGGCCAGGTTGCCCGGGGTGATGCTGTGGCGCATGAGCAAGAGTTCCATCTCTCTGTGTATCTCCTTTCATTGACCAGTCCCGTCATTTTACCACAATCCCGCGCCCGATGCAAACGCCCCCGGAGCCCGCTGAGCTCCGGGGGCCGTCCATATCGTCTCAGCCCGCCGCATCCTCAAACTGGGAGTTGTAGAGCTCGGCGTAGAAGCCGCCCCGGGCCAGCAGCGCCTCGTGGCTGCCCTGCTCCACGATGTCGCCATCCTTCATCACCAGGATAAGGTCGGCGTCCTTGATGGTGCTCAGCCGGTGGGCAATGACAAAGCTGGTGCGCCCCTGCATCAGGTTGCCCATGGCGCGCTGGATGAGGTGCTCCGTGCGGGTGTCCACCGAGGAGGTGGCCTCGTCTAGGATCAGGATCTTATTGTCCGCCAGAATGGCCCGGGCGATGGTCAAAAGCTGCTTCTGCCCCTGGGAGATATTGGTGGCGTCCTCGTTAAGCTCCATCTGATAGCCGCCGGGCAGCGTCATGATAAAGTGGTGGACGTGGGCGGCCTTGGCTGCGGCCACCACCTCCGCGTCGGTGGCGTCCAGCCGGCCGTAACGGATGTTTTCCAGGATGGTGCCCTTAAACAGCCAGGTATCCTGCAGCACCATGCCGAAGGCCTCCCGCAGCTCGGAGCGGTTAAAGCTCCGCACGTCGTGTCCGTCCACCCGGATGGCCCCGGCGTTCACGTCGTAGAACCGCATCAGCAGCTTGACCATGGTGGTCTTTCCCGCGCCGGTG
Protein-coding regions in this window:
- a CDS encoding GNAT family N-acetyltransferase; protein product: MTNDMSGALARLNRDRALYANLLEVLRRGSARVCWAGERGILLYDEASGAWMMSAADQAAAGELLALVSGGCDLFVGHEMFYLRSAEARLGFSAKQICYSALYPGVEPLAVPAFDGTVRRLGPEWAPWLVEHYENDFGGLPYMQGALRRGMLGAFLEGEREPAGFVGFHEEGSIGLLEVLPHRRRLGLGEILQRSAVNLALERGQLAFGQVFYTNTASLALQRRVGMELSEGRMFWAFP
- a CDS encoding sensor histidine kinase is translated as MDKRYARLKRKMLLLVVAGTLAALAVGMLLLHTVVDGVLQDPFARAFLWVAQNLFGQDEAAALELYHQTVRNQKPGLLALGTIVLMLVAFYLALGRFTTWLDQIGAAVRQVVSESGQPVVLPKELAPVAEDLNAIERALKEREEAARESEQRRGDLVAFLAHDLKTPLTSVLGYLNLLHDEPGLTPEQRAKYTGIALDKARRLEELISEFFDITRMDLQGAGQERCVIHLSILLEQLADEFYPLFAEKELTCRTDITPQLTTRGDPDKLARVFDNVLRNAVSYSTVGGQVDIEARREGEEVEIAIRNEGLEIPEQELTNIFRKFYRLDQARSTRTGGAGLGLAIAREIVERHGGSIRAETDGRRTSFVIRLPTGGKGT
- a CDS encoding ferredoxin, translated to MHVSIERSGCISCGLCASTCPEVFRIGDDGLAEVHQQPDGGLEDGAKEAAENCPVSVIYVD
- a CDS encoding histidine phosphatase family protein yields the protein MELLLMRHSITPGNLARRFVGSSDQPLAPEGEALARKTAPLLEPVEHLYRSPMLRCRQTAELLWPGVETTVIDDLRETDFGPLEGMDNSRAKQTELYRRWTRGEIGPGEAVEDSRPRAVRAIRTIGRDAAEQGWRKVAVVAHGGLFMGLLAQYGRPDRSYYDWLLPNCGGYRVTLETDPLELLVTGTVGQVREENRPII